Genomic DNA from Streptomyces sp. NBC_01571:
TCGCTTCCCCAAAACCGTGGTTCGCTGTCGCGAACCACGTCGAGCATCTTACGGAGAGTGGTCGCCCACGGGGACCCCCAATCTTTTTGCGAGATACCGGGGGTGACCCGGTACTCTGGTGCCCGGCGCCCGTCGGTATCCGAATCAACCGGCCGGACGCTTCCCTCAAGGGGCCTTAGCTCAGTTGGTAGAGCGCTGTCTTTGCATGGCAGATGTCAGGGGTTCGACTCCCCTAGGCTCCACACCTCGGACCGGCCGGACGCCTTCATGGCGACCGGCCGGTTTTCGTATGCCCCGCTTTGCCCCTTCATGGTGACCTGCGTCACAGGGTTCAGTTCGCAGGCGTTGCATTTGTTTGCGCAAATGGACGGGGTGCGCGAGGGCCCCGGGGCCCTCGCGCGGGCGGTCTCCGCGCCCCGGGGGAGGTCGGGCTCCACTGTCGGAGCCGTGCGTGAACTGGCACAAGCAGAGGTGTGTAACCAGGGCAATGCGCACGGTGAAGAGAGTCTGTGTGGATGTTGTGCGTGAAGGCCGTTGCAAACGTCATCGCGGACGGAATCCGTAAACGAGAGCCTTCCCCGCCGGCGTTCCCGCCGTCCCTTGCTCTGTCCTCCCCGGTGCGACGGGCGCCGCGGTTTTGGCCCGTTCCACGTGAAACAACGCTGTGGGGCAGGAGACCCTCAAGTCTCCTGCCCCACAGCGTTGTTGATGTCCTGGACCAGGACTCAGTGGCGATCGTCGCGCTTCGCCGCTTCCTCCTCGGCCTGCTTGGCCTGGACCTCGGGGTCGAGGTCGGGTCGGCCGCTGCCGTCGACCGATGTCAGGCGGCCCGGCTCGGGCACCTCCGTCGCGGCGGGGGGCTCGACCAGCCAGTCAGGATTGGCCTGCTTGTCCCACCACCTCCAGGCGGCGTAGGCGCCACCGGCCAGAAGTCCCAGGACGGCCAGTCCCTTGACGGCGCGGCCGGCCTTGGCCCGCCGCCGATGCTTGCGGACCAGCTTCTCGATCTCCCTGGGCGAGACCTGTCCGCGCAGTGCGGCCAGCGCCGCCGCACCCCGTGACGCGGCCTCCTCCCGTACCGGCTGGGCCGCGGCCATGGCCTGCCCGATTCTCGGCTTGGTGTAGTCGGCGGCCTGGAGCGCCGCCTGGCGGGTA
This window encodes:
- a CDS encoding DUF5324 family protein — protein: MTRIDSVRAATGSAKDSVLHAAEVVAPYADTAKDRASHYANEARVRLAPKMSLAAEQARVQYDAHLAPRLEQARSHVPPKVDHAAVRTRQAALQAADYTKPRIGQAMAAAQPVREEAASRGAAALAALRGQVSPREIEKLVRKHRRRAKAGRAVKGLAVLGLLAGGAYAAWRWWDKQANPDWLVEPPAATEVPEPGRLTSVDGSGRPDLDPEVQAKQAEEEAAKRDDRH